GCTCAGATATCAGAAACGCCTGCATAATCATCATGCCTTTGGCATGCAGATTCCCGCCAAGTTCCGCCTTGCGTTCCACATCGGTGAATTCGCCATCGCCAGGATGAACGACACAGCTGATGCGCGTCGGCTCCCCAAATATAATAGGGTGGCCGGGGTACTCTAGCACTGAAAGTCCATTGACTTGCCCAATGACATAACCATCAGTTTCGATCAGTATTTGGCCCTGCTCAATTTCATCTTGCATACGCTCGCGCAGATAGCCTTCCCGCCAGCGACGAGCGGCGACGGCGTCAACAAGCGTTTGCGCGGTGATTTCCTGGTTTTGTGCATATAGCGCGGCATACTTAAGCTGCTGAGTCAGCCATAGCGGGCATAGCGGCAGGAAGCCCTGATCCCCACTGTAACGCACCGCCTGGTTGAAAAATTCGGGCCAGGCATCGGCGGACAGCAACGGGAGATGATTTTCCCGACACAGTGAGTTGATGTAGGCACACCAACGTTCCATATCTTCGGCTTCAATAAGCTGCAATTGCGCTTCAAATTCACCGTAAACCGAGCAATCGCTTAATTCCGGTTCGATATCATGAATATCCCCTAAACTTTCCCTGTCCCCCAGAATGATTAAGCGGATATTCATCGGCATTGGCGGGATGTCGATAGGGAGAGGGGTACGCTCATCGGGAGAGAGCCAACGATATACCCCTTCGGTCATAATCTGCTTTAGACGTAACCACATTAATGGTTGAGCCAGTAACGATCTGGCTGTGAGAATCAACGTACCGCCATTCACCTTATGAATTAATCCAGGCGTAAGCGTCACTTGCCCTTGAAAGGAACGGATACACCCAAATAGCTGCTCAGGTTCAATCCACTCCTGATAGCCGCTGGCGCTCTGTGATGCAAAATTGTCCGTTGATTGTGTTGCCGGCTGAACCTGGACAGTAGAACCTTCAACAGTATATTTACTGCCGAACACCGCGTCGTTTTTAGGCCTTATGGCATTTACGGCACGCTCAATCAGTGCCAGGTACTGACCATCCTCCAACGCCTTCAACAGCATAAAACGTGAAGGTGAGCGTGGATGGCAAAACAGCGTCAAACTGTCGGCCAAACGCGGCTGAATATCAGAGAATTCAGCGGAAGCAAGTTGGTCGGCCTGGGCGAATAAGGTTTGATAAGGCGTATAGTCGGGCAGTAAATGCTGCCATGCAAGTCGGTTACTGGTCAAAGTA
This window of the Brenneria goodwinii genome carries:
- a CDS encoding AAA family ATPase — translated: MTSNRLAWQHLLPDYTPYQTLFAQADQLASAEFSDIQPRLADSLTLFCHPRSPSRFMLLKALEDGQYLALIERAVNAIRPKNDAVFGSKYTVEGSTVQVQPATQSTDNFASQSASGYQEWIEPEQLFGCIRSFQGQVTLTPGLIHKVNGGTLILTARSLLAQPLMWLRLKQIMTEGVYRWLSPDERTPLPIDIPPMPMNIRLIILGDRESLGDIHDIEPELSDCSVYGEFEAQLQLIEAEDMERWCAYINSLCRENHLPLLSADAWPEFFNQAVRYSGDQGFLPLCPLWLTQQLKYAALYAQNQEITAQTLVDAVAARRWREGYLRERMQDEIEQGQILIETDGYVIGQVNGLSVLEYPGHPIIFGEPTRISCVVHPGDGEFTDVERKAELGGNLHAKGMMIMQAFLISELELDQQLPFSASIVFEQSYGEVDGDSASLAELSALISALALQPINQQIAVTGSVDQFGHVQPIGGVNEKIEGFFEVCRRRGLTGQQGVVLPAANLRHLCLHEEVIAAVREGKFHLFPVETAPEAISLLTNLAYDDAHQPNLLSAIRERIGQLNPQERRRFPWFFR